From Chryseobacterium salivictor, a single genomic window includes:
- a CDS encoding efflux RND transporter permease subunit: protein MLNKIIEFSIKNKLIIILMTLGLIVYGLFELRKLPIDAVPDITDNQVQIITVSPSLGAPDVERFITFPLEQINYNIQGIKEMRSFSRFGLSVITIVFHDDVDLLVARQQVAERLQQVSKDIPTNLGVPQMAPISTGLGEIYQYVVRPKKGYEHRYNPMELRTIQDWIVRRQLLGTPGVADVASFGGYLKQYEVAVNPAVLKSMGVTISEVFNALQKNNQNTGGAYIEKGPSVLFIRTEGLMNKIPDIENTVVKNLADGTPVLIKNIAKVQYGKAIRYGAMTYDGEGEVAGAVVMMMKGANSNEVIKEVKTRIAEIQKTLPEGVKIDAFLDRTKMVNNAISTVSKNLLEGALIVVFVLVLFLGNFRAGLLVASVIPLAMLFAIIMMNIFGVSGNLMSLGALDFGLIVDGAVIIVEAILHRFKHLTKFQDKKISQEFMDREVYTSSSTMMNSAVFGQIIILIVYLPILTLQGIEGKMFKPMAQTVIFALLGAFILSLTYIPMMSSLFLSKKIDLKKNFSDRMMEKFEIFYHRTLNFVLKIPNLVFFSVVGLFFISLFVMSRLGGEFIPSLPEGDFAVDTRVLPGSNLKTSTDAVLKSQQVLLKKFPEIEKIVGKTGSSEIPTDPMPIDASDMMIILKPRKEWTSAKTYDDLAEKMSAELKKNMVGVTYSFQYPVAMRFNELMTGARQDVVCKIYGEDLDTLKVYAEKLGEISKKINGAQNIYVEPVSGMPQIVISYKREALSQFGLNVEDVNNIVNTAFAGQSTGSVFEGEKKFDLVVRLDGEKRKNVEDVNNLLIATPAGTEIPLSTVASVELKESVNQIQRENTQRRIIVGFNVRNRDIQSTVEDLQKVVEKEFKLPPGYSISYGGTFENLQHAKSRLMIAVPISLLLILLMLYFAFNSVKYGLLIFSAIPLSMIGGILSLWIRGMNFSISAGVGFIALFGVAVLNGIVLIAEFNRQKLHHSDLKDVVKIGGRIRLRPVLMTALVASLGFLPMALSTGEGAEVQRPLATVVIGGLLLATFLTLYLLPLIYIWFEEHFPDRRKKIQEISEEEDGYKEDE from the coding sequence ATGCTTAATAAAATTATAGAATTTTCTATAAAAAATAAACTGATTATCATTTTAATGACGCTTGGTTTAATTGTTTATGGATTGTTCGAACTCAGAAAATTACCCATCGATGCGGTGCCTGATATCACCGATAATCAGGTTCAGATTATTACGGTTTCTCCAAGTTTGGGTGCACCGGATGTAGAACGTTTTATCACTTTTCCTTTAGAACAGATTAATTACAATATTCAGGGAATCAAAGAAATGCGGAGTTTTTCACGCTTTGGTTTATCTGTAATTACCATTGTTTTTCATGATGATGTTGATCTGTTGGTCGCACGTCAGCAGGTTGCAGAAAGACTGCAACAGGTTTCCAAAGATATTCCCACCAATTTGGGCGTTCCACAAATGGCGCCGATTTCCACCGGTTTAGGAGAAATTTATCAATATGTTGTCCGGCCGAAAAAAGGGTACGAACACCGTTATAATCCGATGGAATTGCGAACCATTCAGGATTGGATTGTCCGCCGGCAATTGCTCGGAACTCCCGGCGTTGCAGATGTCGCCAGTTTTGGTGGCTATTTAAAACAGTATGAAGTTGCTGTAAATCCTGCTGTTTTAAAATCGATGGGCGTAACGATTTCGGAAGTTTTTAATGCTTTGCAAAAAAATAATCAAAATACCGGTGGTGCCTACATTGAAAAAGGCCCCAGCGTTTTGTTTATCCGCACAGAAGGTTTGATGAATAAAATTCCGGATATTGAAAATACAGTGGTCAAGAATTTGGCTGACGGAACGCCTGTCCTTATTAAAAATATTGCAAAAGTCCAGTACGGAAAAGCCATTCGGTATGGTGCGATGACTTATGATGGCGAAGGCGAAGTTGCCGGTGCGGTCGTCATGATGATGAAAGGTGCCAATTCGAACGAAGTGATCAAGGAGGTAAAAACCAGAATCGCAGAAATCCAGAAAACACTTCCCGAAGGCGTAAAAATAGATGCCTTTCTCGACCGCACCAAGATGGTGAATAACGCAATAAGTACCGTCAGTAAAAACTTGTTGGAAGGCGCACTGATCGTTGTTTTTGTACTGGTTTTATTTCTCGGGAATTTCCGTGCGGGATTATTGGTCGCTTCCGTCATTCCTTTGGCCATGCTGTTTGCGATTATTATGATGAATATTTTCGGCGTTTCAGGAAACTTAATGAGTTTGGGCGCGCTGGATTTCGGTTTGATTGTCGATGGTGCGGTGATTATTGTCGAAGCCATTCTGCACCGTTTCAAACATTTAACCAAGTTTCAGGATAAAAAGATTTCTCAGGAATTTATGGATCGCGAAGTGTACACTTCTTCCAGCACCATGATGAATTCAGCGGTTTTCGGACAGATTATTATTCTTATTGTCTATCTGCCAATTTTAACTTTGCAGGGAATTGAAGGAAAAATGTTCAAACCAATGGCACAAACCGTGATCTTCGCTTTGCTTGGAGCATTTATCCTGTCGCTGACTTATATTCCAATGATGAGTTCCCTCTTTCTTTCTAAAAAAATTGATTTAAAGAAAAACTTTTCAGACAGGATGATGGAGAAATTCGAAATCTTTTATCACCGGACTTTAAATTTTGTTTTAAAAATTCCAAATCTGGTTTTCTTTAGCGTTGTCGGATTGTTTTTTATCTCTCTGTTTGTAATGTCAAGATTAGGCGGCGAATTTATTCCCTCTCTTCCGGAAGGTGATTTTGCCGTCGATACCAGAGTTTTACCGGGAAGCAATCTGAAAACTTCAACAGATGCCGTTTTGAAATCACAACAGGTTTTATTGAAGAAATTCCCGGAAATCGAAAAAATTGTCGGCAAAACCGGAAGCAGTGAAATCCCAACCGATCCAATGCCGATTGACGCCAGCGATATGATGATCATTTTGAAACCCCGAAAAGAATGGACTTCCGCAAAAACCTATGACGATCTCGCGGAAAAAATGTCAGCAGAATTAAAGAAAAATATGGTAGGCGTTACGTATTCTTTCCAATATCCTGTCGCCATGCGTTTTAACGAATTAATGACCGGTGCCAGACAGGATGTAGTTTGTAAAATCTACGGCGAAGATCTGGATACTTTAAAAGTGTATGCCGAAAAGTTAGGCGAAATCTCAAAAAAAATCAATGGTGCTCAAAATATTTATGTAGAACCTGTTTCCGGTATGCCGCAAATTGTAATTTCCTACAAAAGAGAAGCGCTTTCACAGTTCGGTTTAAATGTAGAAGACGTTAATAATATCGTCAATACAGCGTTTGCCGGACAATCTACCGGTTCTGTTTTCGAAGGCGAGAAGAAATTCGATTTGGTGGTTCGTTTGGATGGCGAAAAGAGAAAAAATGTAGAGGATGTTAATAATTTGCTTATTGCAACACCTGCCGGAACTGAAATTCCATTGAGCACCGTCGCTTCCGTTGAACTCAAAGAAAGCGTCAATCAAATCCAGCGGGAAAATACACAGCGCAGGATCATCGTCGGCTTCAATGTCAGAAACCGCGATATCCAGTCAACCGTCGAAGATTTACAGAAAGTGGTTGAAAAAGAGTTCAAACTTCCACCGGGTTATTCAATTTCTTATGGTGGAACTTTTGAAAACCTGCAACATGCGAAATCCCGTTTAATGATCGCTGTTCCCATCAGTTTACTGTTGATTTTACTGATGCTGTATTTCGCCTTTAATTCCGTAAAATATGGGTTGCTCATTTTCTCCGCAATTCCGCTTTCGATGATCGGCGGCATCCTCTCGCTCTGGATTCGGGGAATGAATTTCAGTATTTCTGCAGGTGTCGGTTTCATCGCGCTTTTCGGAGTTGCCGTATTGAATGGAATTGTGTTAATCGCTGAATTTAACCGACAGAAATTGCATCATTCAGATTTAAAAGACGTCGTGAAAATTGGCGGAAGAATAAGATTGCGTCCCGTTTTAATGACGGCTTTGGTCGCCTCGCTCGGATTTTTACCGATGGCATTAAGTACCGGCGAAGGCGCAGAAGTTCAGCGGCCTTTAGCAACTGTCGTGATCGGCGGTTTGCTTTTGGCGACTTTCCTCACGCTCTATTTATTGCCTTTAATTTACATTTGGTTTGAGGAACATTTCCCGGACCGTCGCAAAAAAATTCAGGAAATAAGTGAAGAAGAAGATGGATATAAAGAAGATGAATAG
- the lysS gene encoding lysine--tRNA ligase: protein MQLSEQEIIRREKLQTLEKMGINAFPAEEYKITETTKTIKQDFVEGKKVTIAGRLMSRRIQGKASFAELQDSEGKIQVYFNRDEICTGEDKTLYNDVYKHLLDIGDIIGIEGELFNTQVGEMTVKVTNFKILTKALRPLPLPKVDADGNIFDGFNDPELRYRQRYVDLVVNPQVKEVFIKRTKLFNAMRTYFNNAGYFEVETPILQAIPGGAAAKPFITHHNALDIPLYLRIANELYLKRLIVGGFDGVYEFSKNFRNEGMDRTHNPEFTAMEIYVAYKDYNWMMDFTEKLLEFSAIQVNGTTDSTFGEHIISWKAPYPRISMTEAIQKFTGFDITGKTEQELFDFARSIGVEVNETMGKGKLIDEIFGEKCEGNFIQPTFITDYPIEMSPLTKKHRSKEGLTERFELMVCGKEIANAYSELNDPIDQRERFEEQLKLAAKGDDEAGQFIDEDFLRALEYGMPPTSGLGIGMDRLIMFLTNNPSIQEVLFFPQMKPEKAAPTFELDEDEKKILEILKSQKEPMNLALVKVKSELSGKKWDKASKNLTKYNLVKVEKIDDIVLMKLV, encoded by the coding sequence ATGCAGTTATCAGAACAGGAAATCATCAGAAGAGAAAAGCTACAAACCCTCGAAAAAATGGGAATTAACGCTTTTCCGGCCGAAGAATATAAAATTACAGAAACCACCAAAACCATCAAGCAGGATTTTGTTGAAGGTAAAAAAGTTACGATTGCAGGCCGATTGATGAGCCGGAGAATTCAGGGGAAAGCAAGTTTTGCTGAACTTCAGGATTCGGAAGGTAAAATCCAGGTTTATTTTAACCGTGACGAAATCTGTACTGGTGAAGACAAAACGCTTTATAACGACGTTTACAAACACCTTTTAGATATTGGTGACATTATCGGAATCGAAGGTGAACTCTTCAACACCCAGGTTGGTGAAATGACGGTAAAAGTGACCAATTTCAAAATTTTAACCAAAGCCTTACGTCCGCTCCCATTACCGAAAGTGGATGCCGACGGAAATATTTTTGATGGATTCAACGATCCTGAACTTCGGTACCGACAAAGGTATGTAGATTTAGTGGTCAATCCGCAAGTGAAAGAAGTTTTCATTAAAAGAACAAAACTGTTCAATGCAATGCGGACTTACTTTAATAATGCAGGATATTTCGAAGTGGAAACCCCGATTTTACAGGCGATTCCGGGTGGTGCTGCAGCAAAACCATTTATCACGCATCACAATGCTTTAGACATTCCATTGTATTTAAGGATTGCTAACGAACTTTATCTGAAAAGACTGATTGTTGGTGGATTCGACGGTGTTTACGAATTCTCGAAAAACTTTAGAAATGAAGGAATGGACAGAACGCACAATCCGGAATTTACCGCAATGGAAATTTACGTTGCTTACAAAGATTACAACTGGATGATGGATTTCACGGAAAAACTGTTGGAATTTTCTGCCATCCAAGTTAACGGAACTACAGATTCTACTTTTGGCGAACATATCATCAGCTGGAAAGCGCCATATCCAAGGATTTCGATGACAGAAGCGATTCAGAAATTTACAGGATTCGATATCACCGGAAAAACTGAACAGGAACTGTTTGATTTTGCAAGATCAATTGGTGTTGAAGTGAATGAAACGATGGGGAAAGGAAAACTGATTGATGAAATTTTCGGTGAGAAATGCGAGGGAAACTTTATCCAGCCGACTTTCATTACCGACTACCCTATCGAAATGTCGCCATTAACAAAGAAACACAGAAGCAAGGAAGGTTTAACAGAACGTTTTGAACTAATGGTGTGCGGAAAAGAAATCGCCAATGCCTATTCGGAATTAAATGACCCGATCGACCAGAGAGAACGTTTTGAAGAACAGTTAAAACTTGCAGCAAAAGGAGATGACGAAGCAGGCCAGTTTATCGATGAAGACTTCCTGAGAGCTTTAGAATACGGTATGCCTCCAACTTCAGGACTGGGAATCGGAATGGACCGTTTGATCATGTTTTTAACTAACAATCCATCGATTCAGGAAGTTTTATTCTTCCCGCAAATGAAACCGGAAAAAGCCGCTCCAACTTTCGAACTGGATGAAGATGAAAAAAAGATATTGGAAATTTTGAAAAGTCAGAAAGAACCCATGAATCTGGCACTTGTAAAAGTGAAAAGTGAACTTTCCGGAAAAAAATGGGACAAAGCTTCCAAAAACTTAACCAAGTATAATTTGGTCAAAGTGGAAAAAATTGACGATATTGTATTGATGAAATTAGTATAA
- a CDS encoding DUF5684 domain-containing protein, translating to MMTLLQTNPYDGMNSGDVAGGMAMGFGMLIFYLFVYLFFSFCLYKIFQKAGREDAWAAFIPIYNSIVLLDIIKKPIWWFILLMVPFVNIIFGIIVADRLSKFFGKDTLMTVLLVILPFIGFPVLAFGDSVYNPNALPDDRK from the coding sequence ATGATGACTTTATTACAGACTAATCCTTACGATGGAATGAATTCCGGCGATGTAGCAGGCGGTATGGCCATGGGCTTCGGAATGCTTATTTTCTATTTATTTGTCTATTTATTCTTTTCGTTCTGTCTCTACAAAATTTTTCAAAAAGCAGGAAGAGAAGATGCCTGGGCAGCATTTATTCCAATTTACAACTCTATTGTTTTGCTTGACATCATTAAAAAACCCATTTGGTGGTTTATTCTTTTGATGGTTCCATTTGTCAACATTATTTTTGGAATTATAGTAGCAGACCGCTTATCCAAATTTTTCGGTAAAGATACTTTGATGACGGTACTTTTGGTGATATTACCATTTATCGGTTTTCCGGTTCTCGCTTTCGGTGATTCAGTTTATAACCCAAATGCTTTGCCTGACGACAGAAAATAA
- the gyrB gene encoding DNA topoisomerase (ATP-hydrolyzing) subunit B, which produces MSQKEYTASSIQALEGMEHVRMRPSMYIGDVGSRGLHHLVYEVIDNSIDEALAGHCDTISVVIHEGESISVKDNGRGIPVDFHEKEQKSALEVVMTKIGAGGKFDKDSYKVSGGLHGVGVSCVNALSNSLIATVYKDGKIYQQKYSKGKALADVAEIGTTTERGTEVFFQPDDTIFQELVYNYDTLASRLRELSYLNKGITITLTDERVVDEEGVQKHDTFHSEGGLKEFVEYIDGNRESIMNNVIFMEGEKDSIPVEVAMRYNTSYTENLHSYVNNINTHEGGTHLAGFRRALTRTLKKFADELGLPAKEKVEVTGDDFREGLTAVISVKVMEPQFEGQTKTKLGNSEVSGAVDKIVGEMLSNFLEENPNEAKLIVQKVVLAAKARQAAKKARELVQRKSPMGGSGLPGKLSDCSSKDPAISELFLVEGDSAGGTAKQGRDRHFQAILPLRGKILNVEKSMVHKVYDNEEIKNIYTALGVSVGTEEDSKALNIAKLRYHKVVIMTDADIDGAHISTLILTFFFRYMKELIENGYIYIAQPPLYLLKKGNKKIYAYNEKEREEVTLELSPDGKGVEVQRYKGLGEMNPEQLWDTTLNPERRILKQVTIESLAEADNVFSMLMGDEVPPRRDFIEKNAIYAKIDV; this is translated from the coding sequence ATGAGCCAAAAAGAATATACAGCGAGTAGCATACAAGCGTTAGAAGGAATGGAGCATGTGAGAATGCGGCCATCAATGTACATCGGAGATGTAGGATCCAGAGGTCTGCATCATTTGGTCTATGAAGTAATCGACAACTCTATTGATGAAGCCCTGGCAGGACACTGCGACACAATCTCTGTAGTAATCCACGAAGGCGAATCCATCAGTGTAAAAGATAATGGCCGTGGTATTCCGGTAGATTTCCATGAAAAAGAGCAAAAATCTGCTCTGGAAGTGGTAATGACCAAGATCGGCGCCGGTGGAAAATTCGATAAAGATTCTTACAAAGTTTCCGGCGGTCTTCACGGGGTGGGAGTTTCCTGTGTGAATGCACTTTCTAATTCGCTGATTGCGACTGTTTACAAAGACGGTAAAATTTATCAGCAAAAATACTCCAAAGGAAAAGCACTGGCAGATGTCGCAGAAATCGGAACCACTACTGAAAGAGGAACAGAAGTTTTCTTCCAACCGGATGATACGATTTTCCAGGAATTGGTTTATAACTACGATACTTTAGCAAGCAGACTCCGCGAACTTTCTTATCTGAATAAAGGCATCACCATCACTTTGACGGATGAAAGAGTTGTAGATGAAGAAGGCGTACAGAAACATGACACTTTCCACTCTGAAGGTGGTTTAAAAGAGTTTGTAGAATACATCGACGGAAACCGTGAAAGCATTATGAATAATGTAATTTTCATGGAAGGTGAAAAAGACAGTATTCCTGTGGAAGTTGCGATGAGATACAACACTTCTTATACCGAGAACCTGCATTCTTACGTCAATAATATCAATACCCATGAAGGAGGAACTCACCTTGCAGGTTTCAGAAGAGCATTAACGAGAACATTAAAGAAATTTGCTGATGAACTAGGACTTCCTGCAAAAGAAAAAGTAGAAGTTACCGGAGATGATTTCCGTGAGGGATTAACTGCAGTAATTTCGGTAAAAGTAATGGAACCTCAGTTCGAAGGCCAAACCAAAACGAAATTAGGGAACTCAGAAGTTTCCGGTGCGGTTGATAAAATCGTGGGTGAAATGCTTTCTAATTTCTTAGAAGAAAATCCTAACGAAGCCAAACTCATCGTACAAAAAGTAGTTCTTGCGGCAAAAGCAAGACAGGCTGCGAAAAAAGCAAGAGAACTTGTTCAGCGTAAATCGCCGATGGGCGGAAGTGGACTTCCGGGAAAACTTTCTGACTGTTCTTCCAAAGATCCTGCTATTTCTGAACTGTTCCTGGTCGAGGGAGATTCGGCAGGTGGAACTGCAAAACAAGGCCGTGACCGACATTTTCAGGCAATCCTTCCTTTGCGTGGTAAAATCCTGAACGTAGAGAAATCAATGGTTCACAAAGTGTACGACAACGAAGAAATCAAGAATATCTATACCGCACTTGGCGTTTCTGTAGGAACTGAAGAAGACAGCAAAGCTCTGAATATCGCAAAATTACGTTACCATAAAGTGGTGATTATGACCGATGCGGATATCGATGGAGCGCACATTTCGACTTTGATCCTCACCTTTTTCTTTAGATATATGAAGGAATTAATCGAGAACGGATATATCTATATCGCTCAACCTCCTTTATACTTATTGAAAAAAGGAAACAAAAAAATCTATGCTTACAACGAGAAAGAACGCGAAGAGGTTACTCTTGAGTTGTCGCCAGACGGAAAAGGTGTAGAAGTTCAGCGTTATAAAGGTCTTGGGGAAATGAACCCGGAACAGCTTTGGGATACTACTTTGAATCCTGAACGCAGAATCCTGAAACAAGTTACCATTGAAAGTTTAGCCGAGGCAGACAACGTTTTCTCAATGTTAATGGGTGACGAAGTACCACCAAGAAGAGATTTCATCGAGAAAAACGCGATTTATGCGAAAATTGATGTTTAA
- a CDS encoding DUF3298 and DUF4163 domain-containing protein, whose amino-acid sequence MKNLLAISVAFAVLLMSCNKEKSTAETSNGTVEKITSTTGNFPLDSVKVNDSLKIDQNLTVKFQSKILVFPTLKNKALLDSIYAPKEIRLTEYSKANIADALDLKMKEFYEEEKNALQDYKPEFAQNWEKNSNMNLFSHRNNFLTVQYTGDGYTGGAHGYYFETYKVFDLQNNKTLHLSDIVANQDSKIWDPILMNNFIQNDGGKGQFEMLLVKQIPLNNNFYFDDKNLYFLYNQYEITAYAAGTVLIKVPLSDIKLLLTDEFIKRQNL is encoded by the coding sequence ATGAAAAATTTACTGGCCATATCAGTCGCATTTGCAGTTTTATTAATGAGTTGTAACAAAGAAAAATCTACAGCAGAAACGTCGAATGGAACCGTTGAAAAAATCACTTCTACCACCGGCAACTTTCCGCTTGATTCCGTGAAAGTGAACGATTCGCTAAAAATTGACCAAAACCTCACCGTCAAATTTCAGTCTAAAATATTGGTTTTTCCGACTCTTAAAAACAAAGCACTTTTAGATTCTATTTATGCGCCAAAAGAAATTCGGTTAACCGAATATTCCAAGGCCAATATCGCGGATGCATTAGATCTGAAAATGAAAGAATTTTACGAAGAAGAGAAGAATGCCTTACAGGATTACAAACCCGAATTCGCCCAGAACTGGGAAAAAAATTCGAATATGAATCTGTTTTCTCACCGAAATAATTTCCTGACTGTTCAGTACACCGGCGATGGCTATACGGGTGGCGCTCACGGTTATTATTTTGAAACTTATAAAGTTTTTGATTTACAGAACAATAAAACGCTCCATTTATCAGATATTGTTGCCAATCAGGACTCGAAGATCTGGGATCCGATTTTAATGAATAATTTCATCCAAAATGACGGAGGAAAAGGACAATTTGAAATGCTTTTGGTGAAACAAATTCCACTTAACAACAATTTTTATTTTGATGATAAAAACCTGTATTTCCTCTATAACCAGTATGAAATCACGGCGTATGCTGCGGGTACGGTTTTAATCAAAGTTCCTCTTTCGGATATCAAACTACTTTTAACAGACGAGTTCATCAAACGACAAAATTTATAA
- a CDS encoding cytochrome b/b6 domain-containing protein — MKTYTVLHRVLHWIFAVVMLVLFTTGFLRMYWMSKTVISDAVNKNLEIKNLNLDKQSLRTIVHSVQDPMFEWHVYAAYIITFAFIARIIYMIVKGIRFPNPFLKTTTAKEKLQGFIYLGFYVLIAVQIITGSILKFEIGSESLGNLAETTHKLAVYWMPIFVILHFAGIAISENTNRKGITSKMIGGDSE, encoded by the coding sequence ATGAAAACATATACCGTCCTTCACCGCGTCCTTCACTGGATTTTTGCCGTAGTGATGCTTGTTTTATTCACCACCGGATTTCTGAGAATGTACTGGATGAGCAAAACCGTAATTTCTGATGCAGTGAATAAAAATTTGGAAATAAAGAATTTAAATCTGGATAAACAAAGCCTTCGTACCATCGTTCATTCGGTTCAGGATCCGATGTTTGAGTGGCATGTTTATGCGGCCTATATTATTACTTTTGCCTTTATTGCAAGGATAATTTATATGATCGTCAAAGGAATTAGATTTCCGAATCCGTTTCTAAAAACGACCACCGCTAAAGAAAAATTGCAGGGATTTATCTATCTTGGATTTTATGTTTTAATCGCAGTCCAAATAATTACAGGCAGTATTTTGAAATTTGAAATCGGCTCAGAATCTCTTGGGAATCTAGCAGAAACGACGCACAAACTCGCCGTTTACTGGATGCCGATTTTTGTTATTTTACACTTTGCCGGCATCGCGATTTCCGAAAATACAAATCGAAAAGGAATTACCTCAAAAATGATTGGCGGTGATTCTGAATAA
- a CDS encoding TolC family protein — MKQLIKIITAFSVLLTVQLKAQTPISLESAYEKALKNNLNLKNGQLRIDYQDKIKKSYAVVDPLNISGEIGQINSAYTDNKFSVNQTLRLPGFYHSQKQVLWEEWKNSMLSLDVQKWQLKREIALIYNELNYQNEKEKLLLRADSIYINYYKRAELRLKKGESNILEKTTAENYRSQAEIQLANLKKDREISLYQFNYLLNDDIIYSNETSGFYEMNVENQDLNYAGNQVILKQLEQQKSIELAKLKAEKSKLLPTFNIGYNNSSMYGNGADDHFYERSARFHSGMIGVGIPLFNGAQKSLIEGQKINQLIAENNYELGSRNLKNQYASLFSEYEKLKSETDYYKTSGLKNAETILKTANRLYYEGEINYLEWSLLINQSLDIQNKMIDTQKILNEKIIQLNSLTQQ; from the coding sequence ATGAAACAACTTATAAAAATAATAACAGCATTTTCAGTTTTGCTTACCGTTCAACTGAAAGCACAAACGCCGATTTCTCTGGAATCAGCGTATGAAAAAGCCCTCAAAAATAATCTGAACTTAAAAAACGGACAACTCCGGATCGATTACCAGGATAAGATTAAAAAATCGTACGCCGTGGTGGATCCTTTAAATATTTCCGGAGAAATAGGGCAGATTAATTCAGCCTATACCGACAATAAATTTTCCGTCAATCAAACACTCAGATTGCCCGGGTTTTATCATTCGCAAAAACAGGTTTTGTGGGAAGAATGGAAAAATTCAATGCTCAGTTTAGATGTTCAAAAATGGCAACTAAAGCGCGAAATCGCTTTGATTTATAATGAACTCAATTACCAGAATGAAAAAGAAAAATTGCTTTTGAGAGCCGATTCTATTTATATAAATTATTATAAACGCGCCGAACTCCGTTTGAAAAAAGGAGAAAGTAATATTCTGGAAAAAACGACCGCTGAAAATTACCGGAGTCAGGCGGAAATTCAATTGGCGAATCTGAAAAAAGATAGAGAGATTTCACTTTATCAATTTAATTATTTGCTTAATGATGACATAATCTATTCGAATGAAACTTCTGGTTTCTATGAAATGAACGTTGAAAATCAGGATTTGAATTACGCCGGAAATCAGGTCATTTTAAAACAACTCGAGCAACAGAAAAGCATAGAACTGGCCAAATTAAAAGCCGAGAAATCGAAATTGCTGCCGACTTTCAATATCGGTTACAACAATTCCAGCATGTACGGAAATGGTGCAGATGATCATTTTTATGAAAGGTCAGCGCGTTTTCACTCCGGAATGATTGGCGTGGGAATTCCACTTTTTAATGGTGCACAAAAATCTTTAATCGAAGGGCAGAAAATCAATCAGTTAATCGCAGAAAATAATTATGAATTGGGTTCCAGAAATCTTAAAAATCAATATGCATCCTTGTTTTCAGAATATGAAAAACTGAAAAGCGAAACCGATTATTACAAAACCAGCGGATTAAAGAATGCCGAAACCATCCTGAAAACCGCCAACCGTTTGTATTATGAAGGCGAAATTAATTATTTGGAATGGTCTCTTCTCATCAACCAAAGTTTAGACATTCAAAATAAAATGATCGACACCCAAAAAATACTGAATGAGAAAATCATTCAACTGAACAGTTTAACTCAACAATAA
- a CDS encoding OsmC family protein, translating into MKRNATAIWQGSGKEGKGTLTTQSTVLNQTQYSYNSRFEEGVGTNPEELIAAAHAGCFNMALSFKIDAAGFKAENLETRCVINLDPTKGEITESSLTLTANVPGISKEKFDELVADAEKNCPISKLLNTEIKVNATLV; encoded by the coding sequence ATGAAAAGAAATGCAACAGCCATTTGGCAAGGCTCAGGTAAGGAAGGAAAAGGAACACTTACCACTCAAAGTACGGTTTTGAACCAGACACAGTACTCTTACAATTCCCGTTTCGAAGAAGGCGTGGGAACAAATCCTGAAGAATTGATTGCCGCAGCTCACGCCGGTTGTTTCAACATGGCTTTGTCTTTTAAAATTGACGCAGCAGGCTTTAAAGCAGAAAACTTAGAAACGAGATGTGTCATCAATTTAGATCCAACAAAAGGTGAAATTACAGAATCAAGTTTAACCCTGACCGCAAATGTTCCGGGAATTTCAAAAGAAAAATTTGATGAATTAGTTGCGGATGCAGAAAAAAACTGTCCGATTTCGAAATTATTAAATACTGAAATTAAAGTGAACGCAACTTTGGTTTAA